In a single window of the Litorilituus sediminis genome:
- a CDS encoding lysophospholipid acyltransferase family protein has translation MLSFYIKKYTTYLTIFAESVALALVPQHGKWFNRFRLFFSIRIVRSVGATVNLAGQIEHDTDILIANHQSMADIFALEEVIGNDVRFIGRTGIMDKWPVSKIVDKVGHITVDQKDRRAIIKLLKDVKACKGKKVIIFPEGTRSQTGKIEAFEAGTKVLVEKLGLKAQPVVIKNILSVYNESAKTARTGVIEIEALPPVTIEEGWYEKAHQDMSDIFNKNN, from the coding sequence ATGCTATCTTTTTACATCAAAAAATATACTACTTACTTAACTATTTTTGCTGAGTCTGTTGCTTTGGCATTAGTGCCACAACACGGCAAGTGGTTTAACCGCTTTAGATTATTTTTCAGTATCCGTATTGTTCGCAGCGTAGGAGCAACAGTCAACCTTGCTGGGCAAATTGAACACGACACAGATATTCTCATTGCTAACCACCAATCTATGGCAGACATCTTTGCTCTAGAAGAAGTCATAGGCAATGACGTACGTTTTATTGGCCGCACTGGCATTATGGATAAGTGGCCGGTATCAAAAATTGTTGATAAGGTCGGACACATTACCGTAGATCAAAAAGATCGCCGTGCCATCATAAAGCTTTTAAAAGACGTAAAAGCCTGTAAAGGTAAAAAAGTCATCATTTTTCCAGAGGGCACTCGCTCACAAACTGGCAAAATTGAAGCTTTTGAAGCTGGCACTAAAGTGCTAGTGGAAAAGCTTGGCCTTAAGGCACAACCCGTTGTAATAAAAAATATTTTATCTGTTTACAATGAGTCAGCTAAAACTGCACGTACAGGAGTTATTGAAATTGAAGCCTTACCGCCTGTCACTATTGAAGAAGGTTGGTATGAAAAAGCTCATCAGGATATGAGTGACATCTTTAATAAAAACAATTAA
- a CDS encoding DUF4136 domain-containing protein: MLLRIFFLILLAFSLISCTSTKSNGVIYHNQFDFSQVKTYGFYPLGSDFTEVQSLSYSLRNSIEIAIEKAMDKQAFSYAKLDAADIVVTYHLLTGKSKDYSRYNKAVLFCQHCLKANTWHQSDSSIKLSKGSLILDLIDPKKNRSVWRSAQPLSIKDKDNSREVNQKIQQAVEIMLSQYPKTNLTSTKQ, translated from the coding sequence GTGCTGCTCAGAATATTCTTTCTTATATTATTAGCGTTTAGCTTAATTTCCTGTACAAGCACGAAAAGCAATGGCGTCATTTATCATAATCAATTTGATTTTTCTCAGGTGAAAACCTATGGTTTCTACCCGCTCGGTTCAGATTTTACCGAAGTACAAAGTCTTAGCTATAGCTTACGTAATAGCATTGAAATCGCTATTGAAAAAGCGATGGACAAACAAGCGTTTTCTTATGCGAAGCTAGATGCTGCTGACATAGTCGTGACCTATCATCTACTAACAGGAAAGTCTAAAGATTACTCTCGTTACAATAAAGCCGTACTTTTTTGCCAACACTGCCTTAAAGCCAATACTTGGCATCAATCAGATAGCTCAATCAAGCTCAGTAAAGGCTCGCTTATACTTGATTTAATCGATCCTAAAAAAAATCGCTCAGTATGGCGCAGCGCTCAGCCATTAAGCATTAAAGACAAGGATAACAGCCGAGAAGTGAACCAAAAGATTCAACAGGCTGTAGAAATTATGCTGTCGCAATACCCGAAAACGAACTTAACAAGTACTAAGCAATAA
- a CDS encoding cobalamin biosynthesis protein CobD/CbiB, with product MVMTELNSFAVSVITLVIVVLLKAIMTHVVAHEPLRFFRFYCQLLSNKVNLTKNSDKQRTIAGLVAVVVTLLPLAIILWLFEAFVEVAVLWQGLLLYLAMASFGIKASNKSVAQALVAKQNYLAKQSLQPWLLRETEQLSSLGLSKAAIEMQLLRTLQQGYVVAFIFLFVGPLSALIYRLLLEMHYCWNSKVERYRYFGLYAGNLAALCQWLPVRLFSLTLLIANIGRNFLLFWRLSRGKFFQLNNDIAIMLLALSLEVRLGGVAMYDKQKLRKVSFNDLAKQPEPKDIIHADTAIKRIIAVSFLLVITAAVTSVVIGQ from the coding sequence ATGGTGATGACAGAGTTAAATAGCTTTGCTGTTAGTGTCATCACGTTAGTTATCGTGGTATTGCTAAAAGCGATAATGACTCATGTGGTTGCGCATGAGCCATTACGCTTTTTTCGTTTTTATTGTCAGCTGCTAAGCAATAAAGTTAACTTAACAAAAAATAGTGATAAGCAACGTACTATTGCCGGCTTGGTTGCTGTTGTGGTCACTTTGCTGCCATTAGCTATTATATTATGGTTGTTTGAAGCCTTTGTAGAAGTAGCGGTACTATGGCAGGGGTTATTGCTTTATCTTGCCATGGCAAGTTTTGGCATTAAAGCCAGTAACAAGTCAGTGGCGCAAGCGCTCGTTGCCAAGCAAAACTACCTTGCCAAACAAAGCTTACAGCCTTGGTTGCTTCGAGAAACCGAGCAGCTTTCTAGCTTAGGCTTAAGTAAAGCCGCAATAGAAATGCAGCTGTTACGTACTTTACAGCAAGGTTATGTGGTTGCTTTTATTTTCTTATTTGTGGGCCCGCTTTCCGCGTTGATATATCGCTTATTACTGGAAATGCACTACTGTTGGAATAGTAAAGTTGAACGATACCGCTACTTTGGCTTATATGCTGGTAATTTAGCTGCTTTGTGTCAATGGTTGCCGGTACGTTTATTTAGTTTAACTTTATTGATTGCCAATATTGGCCGAAATTTTCTACTGTTTTGGCGTTTATCACGCGGAAAATTCTTCCAGTTAAACAATGATATAGCAATAATGTTATTGGCATTATCACTTGAAGTTAGACTAGGTGGTGTAGCCATGTATGATAAGCAAAAGCTGCGTAAAGTAAGCTTTAATGACTTGGCTAAACAACCAGAGCCAAAAGATATTATTCACGCTGATACTGCAATTAAGCGCATTATTGCTGTTAGTTTCTTGCTAGTCATTACTGCTGCCGTGACATCAGTAGTTATCGGGCAATAG
- a CDS encoding ABC transporter permease — MKQIFTVANKEFHDGLRNRWLVSITLIFALLSVGLTYFGAAASGEVGIASLSTTVASLASLAVFLIPLIALLLSYDSFVGEQESGTLLLLLTYPLSKSQLLLGKFLGQGSIIALATLLGFGASAVLLYFQLEDSAILSAFSLFIVSAILLGLSFTAISYLISLSVSEKSKAAGFALITWFLFALAFDLALLALLVGVEDGISQSGLTQLMMLNPADIFRLVNLAGLDSSDVNGALAVAINASLSQGQLLVALSAWVALPLVFAIIIFRRKKL, encoded by the coding sequence ATGAAACAGATATTTACCGTCGCCAATAAAGAATTCCACGATGGCCTTAGAAATCGCTGGTTAGTATCAATCACCCTGATTTTTGCCTTACTCTCGGTTGGCTTAACTTATTTTGGTGCTGCGGCATCAGGTGAAGTGGGTATTGCTTCACTTTCAACCACAGTGGCGAGTTTAGCTAGCTTAGCGGTATTTTTAATCCCGCTCATTGCCTTGCTACTTAGCTATGACAGCTTTGTTGGCGAGCAAGAAAGCGGTACCTTATTGCTATTATTGACTTATCCGTTAAGTAAGAGTCAGCTGTTACTTGGCAAGTTCTTAGGTCAAGGCAGTATTATTGCGCTTGCTACCTTACTAGGCTTTGGTGCATCTGCGGTGTTGTTATACTTTCAACTAGAAGATAGCGCTATTCTGAGTGCCTTTTCCCTCTTTATTGTTAGCGCTATATTGTTAGGTTTAAGTTTTACTGCCATTTCCTATTTAATTAGCTTATCGGTATCAGAGAAGTCAAAAGCCGCTGGTTTTGCCTTAATCACTTGGTTCTTATTTGCTTTAGCCTTTGATCTTGCCTTACTGGCATTACTTGTTGGCGTTGAAGATGGCATAAGCCAAAGCGGTTTAACGCAGTTAATGATGTTAAACCCTGCTGATATCTTCCGATTAGTTAACCTGGCGGGGTTAGACAGTAGCGATGTTAACGGCGCATTAGCAGTAGCAATCAATGCCAGCTTATCTCAAGGACAACTACTTGTTGCCTTATCAGCATGGGTGGCACTACCACTTGTGTTTGCCATTATTATTTTTAGAAGGAAAAAACTATAA
- a CDS encoding DUF2726 domain-containing protein, protein MEFILFALISLVVIVAVLASRLNDNSFPFPFDSKATIFTPAEKNFQNLVEQAIGSNYRVLNRVKLSDIVTIRNGVSSRASQSAATNAENKYLDFVICERSSMKLLGAIDLVDTQGKGYKVKKDWFVSGALEAASIPHLRIKVKANYTLDEIRACISSRLLAGHALNRAPQPKVKGRVIPAPLVRARNKNTSTNNTGTNVGALSATAAKAQLGHLDSGLSNPAALPH, encoded by the coding sequence ATGGAATTTATTTTATTTGCTCTAATTAGTTTGGTTGTTATTGTTGCGGTACTGGCAAGTCGTTTAAATGACAATAGTTTCCCGTTTCCTTTTGATAGCAAAGCAACCATTTTTACTCCTGCCGAAAAGAACTTTCAAAACTTGGTTGAACAGGCCATAGGTTCAAATTATCGCGTGTTAAATCGCGTAAAACTATCAGATATTGTCACTATTCGTAATGGTGTTTCTAGCCGAGCTAGCCAAAGCGCAGCAACTAATGCCGAAAACAAATATTTAGATTTTGTTATTTGTGAGCGCAGTTCAATGAAGCTTTTAGGAGCAATTGATTTGGTTGATACCCAAGGGAAAGGCTACAAGGTTAAGAAAGACTGGTTTGTTAGTGGCGCTTTAGAAGCGGCATCTATTCCACATTTACGTATTAAAGTGAAAGCAAATTACACCTTAGATGAAATTAGAGCCTGTATTAGCAGTAGATTGTTAGCTGGTCATGCTTTAAATAGAGCGCCGCAGCCTAAAGTTAAAGGCCGTGTTATTCCTGCGCCGTTAGTAAGAGCGAGAAATAAGAATACGAGCACAAACAATACCGGCACAAACGTAGGTGCTTTATCAGCAACTGCGGCAAAAGCGCAACTTGGTCATTTAGACTCAGGCCTAAGCAATCCAGCAGCCTTGCCGCACTAA
- a CDS encoding outer membrane beta-barrel protein, translating into MMQLKSITALSVLSLAMFSQTSLANEPLQIDDRKHSFGLVTGVASGEYKNSRSDGDGFAQAYLFYNYQLFNNFSIELAYTRAKEIDDWDWDCDEVEDDEKWVCTYEDDSDPLFNLPANELEMDGFVFAVKGHLPISQRNSLYAKVGAQYYDYDFGYDDNNIIAAPKGDSGTGLFLEAGWQYRWNCGIGMNVGLRYQDMGDLTFTSPNVGISYAF; encoded by the coding sequence ATGATGCAATTAAAATCGATTACTGCACTTTCTGTGCTTAGCTTAGCTATGTTTAGCCAAACTTCACTCGCCAATGAACCGCTACAAATAGACGATCGCAAACACAGTTTTGGTCTAGTTACGGGTGTTGCCAGTGGTGAATATAAAAACTCTCGCAGTGATGGCGATGGTTTTGCGCAAGCATACCTTTTCTATAACTACCAACTTTTCAATAACTTCTCTATTGAGCTTGCTTATACTAGAGCCAAAGAAATTGACGACTGGGACTGGGATTGTGATGAAGTTGAAGATGACGAAAAGTGGGTCTGTACCTATGAAGACGACTCAGATCCTCTTTTTAACTTACCTGCAAATGAACTTGAAATGGATGGTTTTGTTTTTGCAGTAAAAGGTCACTTACCTATTTCACAGCGCAATAGTTTATACGCCAAAGTTGGTGCCCAATATTATGATTACGATTTTGGTTATGACGACAATAACATTATAGCTGCGCCAAAAGGTGATTCTGGTACCGGCTTATTCTTAGAAGCAGGTTGGCAATACCGCTGGAATTGCGGCATTGGCATGAACGTAGGTTTACGTTATCAAGATATGGGCGACTTAACTTTTACATCGCCCAATGTTGGTATTAGTTACGCATTCTAG
- a CDS encoding trimeric intracellular cation channel family protein, protein MSELLFYLDIFGTIVFALSGALMAGRYKLDPFGVVVLASVTAVGGGTIRDLILQTPVFWVEKPYYLYVILITSLLTIIFVRQPKRIPKRFLLIADALGLALFAVVGAQKSLALGAPMPVAIVLGTVTGVAGGMIRDVLCNVIPMILRQEIYALAAMIGGGLFAVLSYFGWSENNAIIVSVTAALLLRLAAIYWRVSLPAFQIVEKENNP, encoded by the coding sequence ATGAGCGAACTGCTTTTTTATTTAGATATTTTTGGCACTATAGTTTTTGCCTTATCAGGGGCGCTAATGGCAGGGCGTTATAAGCTCGATCCTTTTGGTGTGGTCGTGTTGGCTTCTGTGACGGCTGTTGGTGGCGGTACAATTAGAGATCTTATTCTGCAAACTCCGGTGTTCTGGGTAGAAAAGCCATATTACCTCTATGTTATTTTAATTACCTCGCTGTTAACCATTATCTTTGTGCGTCAGCCAAAGCGTATTCCTAAACGCTTTTTACTGATAGCGGATGCCTTAGGGTTAGCATTATTTGCGGTAGTTGGTGCGCAAAAGTCACTAGCCTTAGGAGCGCCAATGCCAGTTGCTATTGTGCTAGGTACGGTTACTGGTGTTGCTGGCGGTATGATCCGCGATGTTTTGTGTAATGTAATTCCTATGATTTTAAGGCAGGAAATTTACGCACTCGCGGCAATGATAGGCGGAGGCTTATTTGCTGTATTGAGCTATTTTGGCTGGTCAGAAAATAACGCAATAATAGTATCTGTGACTGCAGCACTATTATTGCGTTTGGCGGCTATCTATTGGCGAGTATCGCTACCGGCTTTCCAGATAGTGGAAAAAGAGAATAACCCCTAG
- a CDS encoding prepilin-type N-terminal cleavage/methylation domain-containing protein, with the protein MKNMGFTLIELIVVVVLLAVLAVIAAPKFISLSSESREAVLSQVRGAFKSVTTMTNSKAIINDIDDGNLEIDGNNIHIRAGYPSGHWNNTWRYALNIGKEISFTRTNQECTQHDLCGVGNQRNAPGLPIATSNRGLVLIWLKGMRLSDRCYSYYYNDETGAPPQIGTVTEGC; encoded by the coding sequence ATGAAAAATATGGGGTTTACCCTAATAGAGCTTATTGTTGTGGTGGTGCTTTTAGCTGTATTAGCTGTGATTGCTGCGCCTAAATTTATTAGCCTATCGAGCGAAAGTCGCGAGGCTGTATTAAGCCAGGTTCGAGGGGCATTTAAGTCTGTTACGACAATGACCAATAGCAAAGCCATTATTAATGATATTGATGATGGTAATTTAGAGATAGATGGCAATAATATTCACATTCGCGCGGGTTACCCGTCAGGACACTGGAATAATACTTGGCGTTACGCCCTTAATATAGGCAAAGAAATTAGTTTTACACGTACTAATCAAGAATGTACTCAACATGATTTATGTGGCGTTGGTAATCAACGTAATGCGCCGGGATTACCTATTGCTACCAGTAATAGAGGCTTAGTGCTGATATGGTTAAAAGGTATGCGCCTTTCTGATAGATGCTATAGCTATTACTATAATGATGAAACGGGTGCGCCACCACAAATTGGCACGGTAACAGAAGGTTGTTAA
- a CDS encoding ribonuclease E inhibitor RraB, with translation MDFPNDETGQVLAEMHQAGIDLSKSHDVVFFHLFEQESQAHAMAEHLKQIMPNVALTVHPDETPNVWDLDCTVNMMPTYQAIIDKEAEFEQIAAKFSGYNDGWGIEA, from the coding sequence ATGGACTTTCCCAACGATGAAACCGGCCAAGTACTTGCTGAGATGCACCAAGCAGGTATTGATTTAAGCAAGTCGCATGACGTTGTCTTTTTTCATCTGTTCGAGCAAGAATCACAAGCTCATGCCATGGCAGAGCATTTAAAGCAAATTATGCCCAATGTAGCCTTAACCGTTCACCCTGACGAAACACCGAATGTTTGGGATTTAGATTGCACGGTAAATATGATGCCAACCTATCAAGCTATTATTGATAAAGAAGCCGAATTTGAACAAATTGCTGCAAAATTTTCAGGTTACAATGATGGTTGGGGCATAGAAGCCTAA
- a CDS encoding ABC transporter ATP-binding protein — MNSPLVSLTNAGKSYKALDALQSVSLTLNEGEVLGLFGHNGAGKTTMMKLILGVISPSRGQVQVMGMAPDSKEAWHCRSKVGYLPENVSFYEQLTGLEVLTYFAKLKGFDKKHAIDLLEQVGITHAMKRQVKTYSKGMRQRLGLAQAFIGEPKLLLLDEPTVGLDPIATHDFYQTVDQLKSKGSSVILCSHVLPGVEQHIDRAMILSTGQLLAMGTLAELRQQAALPVAIKPSGLNGSVAQHQMLNSFISSDCDNTLMVPEQEKLAVLRELLSLEGIDDIHVESANLEQVYQHFLSKHETNIRAQQTSPAQGQS; from the coding sequence ATGAATAGCCCTTTAGTTTCACTCACCAATGCAGGAAAAAGCTATAAAGCGCTTGATGCTCTGCAATCTGTTTCATTAACGTTAAATGAAGGCGAAGTATTAGGTTTATTCGGCCATAATGGTGCCGGTAAAACCACTATGATGAAATTAATACTTGGCGTTATTTCACCGAGTCGTGGTCAAGTACAAGTAATGGGCATGGCACCTGATTCAAAAGAAGCATGGCATTGCCGTTCAAAAGTAGGTTACTTGCCTGAAAATGTGAGCTTTTATGAACAGCTTACTGGCCTTGAAGTATTAACTTATTTTGCCAAATTAAAAGGTTTTGATAAAAAACACGCCATTGACTTACTTGAGCAAGTGGGCATTACCCACGCTATGAAAAGGCAGGTAAAAACCTATTCAAAAGGTATGCGCCAACGCCTAGGTTTAGCGCAAGCTTTTATTGGTGAGCCTAAATTATTATTGCTTGATGAGCCAACGGTTGGTTTAGATCCTATCGCCACCCATGATTTCTACCAAACCGTAGATCAGCTGAAATCAAAAGGCTCTAGCGTTATTTTATGCTCACACGTACTGCCAGGTGTTGAGCAGCATATAGACAGAGCCATGATCTTATCTACAGGGCAACTATTAGCTATGGGCACACTGGCTGAACTTCGCCAGCAAGCTGCCCTGCCGGTAGCCATTAAACCAAGTGGCTTGAATGGCAGTGTCGCTCAACATCAGATGTTAAATAGCTTTATCTCAAGCGATTGCGACAATACGCTAATGGTTCCTGAGCAAGAAAAATTAGCGGTATTACGAGAACTACTGAGCTTAGAAGGCATTGATGATATTCATGTTGAATCAGCCAACTTAGAGCAAGTTTATCAGCACTTCCTAAGTAAGCATGAAACCAATATAAGAGCGCAACAAACCTCTCCAGCACAAGGGCAAAGTTAA
- a CDS encoding dUTP diphosphatase, whose product MSEQLSEALLIAEKQIMQMLTLQDAMNSRVSETWRDNGYEWYRAIWVECAEMLDHHGWKWWKHQEIDVAQVQLELVDIFHFGLSLRLLHDDSVELISEELAKELHQGTGESDFKIALENLASAAVTHKAFDAKALADCMSLMNMDLNELFRQYVGKNTLNFFRQDHGYKDGSYIKVWHGEEDNEVLAKIVAELDAGADDFQQQVYQALAAKYPK is encoded by the coding sequence ATGAGTGAACAACTATCTGAAGCCTTATTAATTGCTGAAAAGCAAATAATGCAAATGTTGACCCTACAAGATGCTATGAATAGTCGTGTTAGTGAAACCTGGCGTGACAATGGTTATGAGTGGTATCGTGCCATTTGGGTAGAGTGTGCTGAAATGTTAGATCATCATGGCTGGAAGTGGTGGAAACATCAAGAAATTGACGTGGCTCAGGTGCAACTAGAGTTAGTCGATATTTTTCATTTTGGCTTGAGTTTACGACTGTTGCATGATGATAGTGTTGAGCTTATTTCAGAAGAGCTGGCTAAAGAGTTACACCAAGGTACAGGCGAAAGCGACTTTAAAATTGCCTTGGAAAACTTAGCCTCTGCTGCGGTAACACATAAAGCGTTTGATGCCAAAGCCTTAGCTGATTGCATGAGCTTAATGAACATGGATTTAAATGAGCTGTTTCGTCAATATGTTGGCAAGAATACGCTGAACTTTTTCCGTCAAGATCATGGCTATAAAGACGGCAGTTACATTAAAGTATGGCACGGTGAAGAAGATAATGAAGTGCTAGCTAAAATTGTTGCTGAATTAGATGCTGGTGCAGATGACTTTCAACAACAAGTGTATCAAGCGCTAGCGGCTAAATATCCAAAATAA
- a CDS encoding TraB/GumN family protein: MKAHFLKTIALTTTLLASAISAVAFAESSVWKVSKGSDHIYIGGTVHILPVSEFPLPTEFTDAYEASDAIVLEAKLPEPTDITFQTKMMQKMSYTNGQTLATVLSKSTYKQLSDYIATFGADINTLNGFKPGFIVTMMAMMEAQRAQIAGDGVDAYFNQLAVKQGKDIAYLESADFQLDMLASMGQGDEDSFVKMNLAQMKDFKTMFDDMLAAWRKGDTAKLEEVVIKPMQEDPKTFKTMIVDRNKNWIPLIEAMFSDNDREFVLVGVGHLIGEDNVISLLKKQGYSVSKL, from the coding sequence ATGAAAGCCCACTTTTTAAAAACAATAGCCCTAACTACCACACTATTAGCCAGTGCCATAAGCGCTGTGGCTTTCGCCGAAAGCTCTGTATGGAAAGTGAGTAAAGGCAGTGACCATATTTATATTGGCGGCACAGTACACATTTTACCTGTATCAGAATTTCCGTTGCCGACAGAATTTACTGACGCTTATGAAGCAAGTGATGCCATCGTACTGGAAGCTAAATTACCCGAGCCAACAGATATTACTTTTCAAACCAAAATGATGCAAAAGATGTCATACACTAATGGGCAAACCTTAGCGACAGTATTGTCTAAGTCGACTTATAAGCAGTTGTCTGACTATATTGCGACTTTTGGTGCTGACATCAATACGCTCAATGGTTTTAAGCCAGGTTTTATCGTGACTATGATGGCCATGATGGAAGCGCAAAGAGCGCAAATTGCCGGTGATGGTGTTGATGCCTATTTTAACCAATTAGCAGTAAAGCAAGGTAAAGACATTGCTTACCTTGAAAGTGCCGATTTTCAGCTAGATATGTTAGCTAGCATGGGGCAAGGGGATGAAGACTCTTTTGTGAAAATGAACTTGGCACAAATGAAAGACTTTAAAACTATGTTTGACGACATGCTGGCTGCTTGGCGAAAAGGCGATACGGCAAAGCTGGAAGAAGTGGTGATTAAACCAATGCAGGAAGATCCTAAGACTTTTAAAACTATGATTGTCGATCGTAATAAGAATTGGATCCCTTTAATTGAAGCTATGTTCTCAGATAACGACAGAGAGTTTGTGCTCGTTGGTGTTGGTCATTTAATTGGTGAGGACAATGTAATTTCACTACTTAAAAAGCAAGGTTACTCAGTAAGCAAGCTTTAA
- a CDS encoding nitrous oxide reductase accessory protein NosL, translating to MHKFIKAIALTLALVGLAGCSDNSEQAIIHQAVAIESGDECHLCGMLIKHFDGPKGEAFRKEQGSKVFKFCSTRDMFSYYLDPENKRNVSQLLVHDMSKMPWGNINDEHFIDGKTAWYVAGSSQTGAMGSTLASFSKEKDAKAFAEEFGGTVLSFKEITIETLL from the coding sequence ATGCACAAATTTATAAAAGCAATTGCGCTTACCTTAGCATTAGTCGGCCTTGCAGGCTGTTCAGATAACAGCGAACAAGCCATTATTCATCAAGCAGTCGCCATTGAATCAGGCGATGAATGTCATTTATGTGGCATGCTCATTAAACATTTTGATGGCCCTAAAGGCGAAGCCTTCAGAAAAGAGCAAGGCAGTAAGGTGTTCAAATTCTGCTCTACGCGCGATATGTTTAGTTACTATCTTGATCCTGAAAACAAGCGTAACGTCTCGCAATTACTTGTTCATGATATGAGTAAAATGCCGTGGGGCAATATCAATGATGAGCACTTTATTGATGGCAAAACCGCTTGGTATGTTGCTGGCTCTTCACAAACTGGCGCTATGGGCTCAACATTAGCAAGTTTTAGTAAAGAAAAAGATGCAAAAGCATTTGCCGAAGAATTTGGCGGTACCGTATTAAGCTTTAAAGAAATCACCATAGAAACATTGCTTTAG
- a CDS encoding rhodanese-like domain-containing protein, whose protein sequence is MKMIRSFVRYIGVCLAMVLAINVYAEQATEQISQQDYLQAAKSASSEMVLLDVRSAQEYAQGHIAGAINISHNEIEAKLNELAPFKDKTIVVYCRSGRRAAFAEAILAKNGFNKLRHLTGDMNGWLAADLPVNTVK, encoded by the coding sequence ATGAAAATGATTAGGTCATTTGTTCGTTATATTGGCGTTTGCCTTGCTATGGTTTTGGCTATCAATGTCTATGCTGAGCAAGCAACAGAGCAAATTTCACAGCAAGATTATTTACAAGCGGCAAAGTCGGCCTCAAGCGAGATGGTTTTACTTGATGTTCGCTCAGCACAAGAGTACGCCCAAGGTCATATTGCCGGCGCAATTAATATTAGCCATAACGAGATTGAAGCTAAGCTTAATGAGTTAGCGCCGTTTAAGGATAAAACCATTGTTGTTTATTGTCGCTCAGGCAGAAGGGCTGCATTTGCAGAAGCTATTCTAGCTAAAAATGGTTTTAATAAACTTCGTCACTTAACCGGTGATATGAATGGCTGGCTAGCTGCGGACTTGCCAGTTAATACAGTTAAGTAA
- the mtnN gene encoding 5'-methylthioadenosine/S-adenosylhomocysteine nucleosidase, producing the protein MKAGIIGAMEPEVAILKAKLSNGKTTEHAGYTFYHGTLDGSEVVIVQSGIGKVAAALATALLIDHFQVDYVVNTGSAGGFDASLKVGDIVVSSEVRYHDVDVTAFGYEVGQLPANPAAYIPHPQLVAAANSGIAKLNPEQAIRAISGQITTGDTFMTKEDDIAKARANFPQMAAVEMEGAAIAQACLQFKVPFVIIRSLSDIAGKESPQSFEEYLETASVNSSQLVLNMLAELKGVQLQAQG; encoded by the coding sequence ATGAAAGCAGGCATTATTGGCGCGATGGAGCCAGAAGTTGCAATTTTAAAAGCAAAACTGAGTAATGGTAAAACAACTGAGCATGCAGGTTATACCTTTTACCACGGTACTTTAGATGGCTCAGAGGTAGTGATTGTGCAATCTGGTATTGGCAAGGTTGCTGCAGCATTGGCGACTGCTTTATTAATTGATCATTTTCAGGTTGATTATGTGGTTAATACTGGCTCAGCCGGTGGTTTTGATGCTAGTTTGAAGGTAGGTGACATTGTTGTTAGCTCTGAAGTTCGTTATCACGATGTTGATGTTACGGCTTTTGGTTATGAAGTGGGTCAATTACCTGCCAACCCTGCGGCTTATATCCCACATCCGCAGTTAGTTGCAGCGGCTAACTCTGGTATTGCTAAGTTAAACCCTGAGCAGGCAATTCGTGCCATTTCAGGACAAATAACAACAGGCGATACCTTTATGACCAAAGAAGATGATATTGCCAAAGCGCGAGCTAACTTTCCACAAATGGCGGCAGTAGAAATGGAAGGTGCTGCAATTGCACAAGCTTGTCTACAATTTAAAGTACCTTTTGTGATCATTCGCTCGTTATCTGATATTGCAGGTAAAGAGTCACCGCAGAGTTTTGAAGAGTATTTAGAAACGGCTTCGGTAAATTCATCACAACTTGTACTTAATATGCTAGCTGAGCTTAAAGGCGTTCAGTTACAAGCTCAAGGCTAA